The Juglans regia cultivar Chandler chromosome 11, Walnut 2.0, whole genome shotgun sequence genome contains the following window.
GGCAAGGAAGATCTTAATATAGGGGATCTCATCAAAGATAGCAGCAACCCCACCATTTTGGCTTCCACTTGACAGTGCTTCATGATATTGCTCTGGGGTTGAATAAGGCTTCAACTTGGACTCGTCAATATTTAACTGTTTTACGAGAAGCCCTCCGACGAAGGAATCTCTATGATACCCTACAAAGTAACCATTCCTTTTGATCTCTGTTACATCCACAAATGCAGGCTTCAGTTGTTGTACTGTCAACATTGAAGCCAAGCTTGCTATGTAACTCTGTGTTAGTATGAGCACCACAAAAAGCCATATGATAAGCACCAATCTTGACCAGCTGTTCATCATTCTCTCCCCTACGTACAACAGCATACAAAAATGTTTAGACTTGCTTGGAAAAGGTATAATTTCTTTCGAAAGGAATGTTTGTAGTGGAAAAAGAGAATTTACTGTGACCGTAGATGAGCATGGagaaggagaaccagaaaatcaggcaaataatttttttcggGGAACCACTAAACTCAGGGTTTACACGGTGTTCAAGAACCCATATCACCAAACCCGTGAAAATGGAGATAGCCACGATGATTAACCAAAGATCCCAGCTTAGTGGCTTTAGAAAAATCCATATATTTTCgttctcattatttttcatcaaaaccgCCATTGACACGCCTGATTCTGAGTATGGTAACGTAAAATCCACATATAACGAGCGATTAGCCACAATTGTTACGTCTCCAACCACGGCATCGAACTTCTGCAACATTTTCGAGAGAGAACAGATCATTATCATTACATATATAgctatatagctatatatatatatatgaaattacaCATCAAATAACcatgtaattaatgtatgaaAGCTAGCTAAATAATGGTCACCTTGAGTTTGAGTTGGTAAAGAAGCTCATCGTAAGTCCCAGCACTAGTCTGCCCATTTTCATTCACGTACGGCACAAACTCATGTCCAAGGAAAAAGGGCAACAGATCCATCACAGCAAGAAACAATTCAATTGAAAACCCTGATATCTTCGGCTTACCGGTATGAGGATGCCATTCCACTCTTACAAATGGATTAATGAAACCACCTCTTATTGGAACCCCGATCCTCAACTTTTTTGGCTGATCTGTTGTGTCTCCTGGCCAGATTGGTTGCTTGAGTTTGTCCTTTGATATGGAGTATGCTACTTCACCATGATGAGTGTCATCTAGTTCTCGTGAAAGTCCTTTCTTTGGAGTCCAATATCCAATAATCCTCTCTGTTTTCCCTATAATATTGAATATTTCAAAGGCTGATGCTTCTAATTGTCCCTTGACCAGATGAAAATCTCCGCTTAGTCCTTGAAATCTAGTGGTTAGAATTGCGTTCAGAAGCCTTGGACCCATTTCAGAAATTCCAAGAGCTGCAAGATCAACTTTACATTTGCTAGCATTATTTTGCTTCAAGAAACTAGAACGCTCTATGCCAGCCTTCTCCACCGCCATTGCCAATGCCCAAACAGTATCGTATGCCCATAATCCGAACAGGTTTAATCCAGGAATAATCTTATATGTTGGTTTTCCCGAGGTGAAATTGCTTGTCCGTCTTctttcaaaatcttcaagatcTTTTGACGTGGATACGTATGACCTGACTCCCAAAACACCTTGCATGGAGTCCAAGATTTCTAAATCCAGAGGATCAAACAGACCCGATAGCCCTTCTGTGATTATCCATGCATACCCTTCACTCATCATTCCTGCATTCTTTACACTAACAAAAAACTTTGATCCAAGAGAAGCAGTCATGTGCACGAGGAATATTCTCGTTTgcatttcctttaattttttaagctcCTCCAAGATATCTATATCTTTTGAGGATGGGGAAATGACACTTCTGTAAGGCACACGGACGTCAACTTCATGGAATGCATCTGTCACGTATGGGATTAAGCCGTTGCCATAATCCGTGTCTTCGTAGATGGGTATCACTTCTTGCCAGCCATAAGCCTGAATTAAGGCCGTTATGGCTTTCACTTGAGCTGAATCATTTTGGGCTGTCCGAATGAAAAATGGACTTCGGTTTGGGGGAAGAGAAGGACTAGTGGCTGAGAAGGAAAGGATGGGAACTTTAGCCTTTTCAGCAATATCGACGACAAACTTAGCTTGTGATGACCTTTGAGGTCCTATGATGGCATGTACTTCTTCGTTCTTCATCAAATCTAGAGCTGCATTCCATTTGAAAAGTTAGAATCTCAGTGTTAATTCCCAGGGAAAGAAGTTCCTCTTAATTAggacctatatatatacttgctaTAATGCCCTTTCTTGGTTTGTTTAGGATTGCTGCATGTATGAAATTTGTCCAAAATGCAGGAAACAATATTGGCTTTGAAAGTAAAGGGGTTCATGCTAGCTGCTCCTAACGTACGTTATATACATAGCTAGGAAGTacttgaatatttttattgtgatctttttttttttttttttttttaaaaaaaaaattgggtgaCCATGCATTATTGATTTTGTATCGCCTGTAGCTCTTAATTAGTACCATACTCATGTAGGACTAGGGCATTTTTTTCCGCATAGGAACTATATATATGTGCCAACTCCTCCGCAAATGAAAACATGCATCATGTATAAAATCAGACCTTACATGaaaatatgaagtatattctTGTAAATCTTCTTTTTGAAAGGAAGAAATGCAATAAAACTAGCACTTTCGATGCTTATTTCAGTAGAAAGCTCGGTTTAATCGACAACCTAGAAGCATGTGGTTTGTAGTACTTCTTTAAGTAAGGATATCGATACAGGACCACACAGAACTACAACCAGCAGTGGCATCTGACTCCGTATAAGGGGGATTAAGCTCTTAAAGTACTGTACCTTTTTTCTGGAGGTCGAAGGCCGCCTAGACAAACACTggcagatttttttaaaaaataaaaataaaaaagggcaaCCAGACCAGAGGTCGGGAGCAATTCAAGATCAGGGGCCAACTCAAAATAAAGTTCCTGCAATGGCAGCAGAGATTTCAGGACGTGTGTTAGTATGTGAGAATATTGTTGTTACCTGCACATGCAGCACCAACAACATCGCCCCTAGAATCCCGGGTGAAAAGAGCAAGTCTGGTTCGATAATGGGCATTCACTGCATAAAAATCAGAAAGCGCCATGAATATATAGCTCTCTGCCAACTGTCCCACCGTGGAGTTCAAATCAAGAACTACTCCCACTGGTATCACCGCTGCGATGCACTGTTTGACACAAGAGTTGAGTAGGAAGAAAAGGATGAAAGAGGCCGCGAGGTGCTTCTGGCTTGCCATTTGTCAACCTAGGCTTAAAGGACCATGCAACGCGAAATAGTTTGATGCAGTGCTGGCCTTATCATGATCAAAACCGAGtatattgcatgcatgtgaaggtttatatagaattttgtatatttataaaagCGCACGACGCCTGCTGacagtattttataaaaatttgagggCATATACGTGAGATCAGCGTTTTTGTAGACGGCCACGTCGGCCAGACAAGCCTATAAATACATGAGATCAGCGTTTTTGTAGACGGCCACCCACCCATACTTGAATGGAgatcattcaattcaaaacAATATCTCATGATGCTTGGCCTACAAAATTAATACACAAAGccctttttgtctttttttgaaGCGAACTACTTCGAGTCTCCAACCCACAGCTATAAAAAGTACCCTTGATCTTCCTGTATTTGTTTCCATCAATTCATACTTTCTAACTTCATGATTTATTCTACTGAATATTACACAAAACCAACTTGTGGCATGACAACCCTCGATCCTGCATGATTAGTTCTCAGTACTTAAAGATTTTGCAAGTACAATAAAGACGTCGAACACAGAATTTTGGGGTTCGTAAGTGGACATGGAAATAACGTGATTTTGGTGATCTTTATCTGAAGGAATAGGTGGCCATGTCACTGTTAGGTACTGCATGCATGACAGCTTGCCTTCGTCGTAAAGTCCTAGAATCCCATTAGGCTTCTGGAAACCATGCACAAATCCAAGGTATACATATATCATGAGAAATATTAGCTAGTGTTATAGCTAGGGTTTCGCGCACTACTCCCGttgaaaaatagtgagactgactattaaatatatatatatatatatatatatttatatgttttatttgtatCTCAActttacttacttttttaaatagagcTTGCATATGATCCtaagaatatataaattattttccttttaaaaaatcagaaaaaaagtGTTCTTGgtccccttaaaaaaaataaaaatagcctTAATTCGTTACTACCAACACATGATCTGTTGTAACTATATCTGAAATAAAGTTTCAAGTATACTTTTATATTTATGCCAAATTAAATTCAGATTTTAGCCCCCATTCTTTTAAACATACATTTAATCTTTTAACTTAAAAGTTTTGTCctaaaactttataaaatctaaaaatacaaatttcttCGAAAAAAACGGCCCATATATAACGtgtaatattttctaatattcttCCTTAATTCACCTCAAGTTTCTTCTTATTCTCTTctactttttccttttcaaccCCCTGATGAACGTACGTAGTgactttctttccatttttctaTTGCTTTATGTTCTAAAGTATACTACATGACCTCCGCCTTCATTTTCATGTAATATACTTTAACTTAATTACCTATGTTATTTAATTCAATAACATATATAGTGGGTGGAAGCTGTATGAAGTTGCTGAATAAGAACAAACCTCATTAATGCACACCGCTGATTGCTAATTATCATGTCTTGATCTTTTTTAACATCAATTAATCGTTGTCAATGCCGACCAATTCCAGCAAATTTCAACAGTGGGCCGGTTTGCATTGCACCAATATTAATTGACCGTTGATTTAAATCGTGCATGgcccatacaaaataaaaacgACGACGACGACCAAGACGAAAGACCATTAATGCTTTTCAGTATTGAAATATGCCTTTTTCGGAGTTAAGTAGACCATTAATGCCTCCACCAAATCATTAATTCCCAAGCTGTACGTGTACATTGTCCAGCATCTTTTctacttatttataaaatttaggatcgaatctattgcattatatatatatatatatatatatatagataattacCATGTACTATATATAGAGACAACTCAagaatcttataaattatatgttgaCGTGGCAGTAGGTCTTTCTCTCTGGAATAGTATGACTAGGGTTTATGCATGGCTGCTGCCAATCGTCCCAAGACCATTTCAGCAGCCATCCCTCGTCTGAGAACCTTTGCGGATATGGTTCTTGGTTCTCCGCAATCTCTTCCTAAGGTTGCGGTGCCTTTTCGGCCTCATAAAATAGTGGAGGGGGAGGTTTGTGTGGTGTTTTCTAAGGATGAAGTAGATTATTCTGTTTTGCCCTTCCAATTTTCTTTGGTCTTGAAGTTTTTATGTAAAAGGCCTTCGTTGGATTGCATCCGTTTGTTTATACGATCACGATGGCAGTTGTTAAAACAACCTATTGTTTCTGCGATGAGCAGGCCGCGCAACGTGTTTGTTCGATTGATGTCTGAAGAAGATTTTGTCAAGGCATTTGCTAGAGAACATTGTGAGATTGATGGGATCTAGTATAGAAGTTTTCATTGGACAACAGAATTCCAAGAAGATCAAGAGCCAGTGCGTGTCCCGGTTTGGATCAATTTGCCGGGTTTGCCTCCGAacttttatcatgaatctttctTGCGTAGTATCACTGCATCAATTGGTCGTTTCCTTAAGAGGGACAATGCTACATGTTGTGCAACACATACTGATGGTGCAAGAGTCTGTGTGGAGATGGATGTCACAAAGGAACCATTGAAGGCGTTCTGGATCGGTATGCCAAGGACTCCTCAGAGTTTCTATCAAGTTATAGAATTTGAAGCTCTTCCGGCATATTGTATGAGAGATGTCATGTACAAGGGCATAACCTTAAGACGTGCAAGTGGGAAGGTAAAAAACAGGAGATGAACCAACAGGAAAGGAAAGATAAGGGCAAAGCAGAGCAGAGATGGGTtcggaaagagaaggaaattgaTCACCCTGTTattcaagagaaaaaaagtgaggAACATCCTATAATCAAGGTCCATGAAGGGATGAGAAGTAGAGTTATAATCAAGGTCCATGAAGGGATGAGAAGTAGAGTTGGTGAGGAGGCTCCtaaggaaattttgaatttacCAAAGAAAGAGATAGAGCATTAGGAACCGGTTACTATCCATAATAGGGAAGAGAAAAGCCTTATTCCAAGTTCTTCAGTTGAGGAAGTTGCACTAAGAGAGGAGGTACCGGGGGGAATGGAGTTGCTGGTGCGGGAGGGAATGGAGATGGTTGTTGTGGGGATGAAAAACTATGGTACTTCATATCAATGTTTAAAGGGGTGTTCTGATGAAATTTTTAGTTTGGAAGATGACAACAGCACTAACATTGCATCTAGTTTGCAAGATGAGGAGATAGAAAGAAATTCTATCGCAATGTTGGCCGATTAGGAACAAAATCAGGGTACAATGGATGTATTCTTGACAAATGAGGGAGtgaaatttaatgaaagagAGGTTTTAGATCCTCTCGTATGTTCCGACTCTGAAACGACAGATAAACTGGTTCATTTAGCTAAAGGAAAGCTTGTAATATCTTATTATGAGGTTtctcaagaaaataaagtgaAGGAAAGAGGATTGAAGTTAAGGGGATCATCTCCGATCATAAGCAGGCCCGTTAAGCTTAATCTATGAAGATTCCTTTTCTATTCTGGAACACTCGAGGTCTTGGTACTTCGCGTAGGCGTCTAAAAAAGTTGATTGAGAAGTTGAGTTTGAGAGTGTTTGCTATTGTTGAACCTATGATATGTAAGTCCAGAAATTTCCTGTGGAGAGattaaagttttgaatttcgtactGTATCGGCCGGTAAGGCCAAAATATACCCTTTTTGTGGCATAGCCGGTACAGAGAAGGGTATAGTTTCGTACCAATTAGAATTTCGGCCTttacttttttctctatttttttttcatttcttcaaactgcaatctcattttttgaccccccaATTCAgaccagactatttataatttatatatatatatttatatataatttattcatatatagactattattttagaatataatttatatatataatttattcatatatagactatttcGAAACGGTATCGGTATTGATATATCTTGTTTCAATGCCTCGACCAAAACGATCACCagtacagtattcaaaacattgggcgAGATAGATTGAGATTCGAGAATTGTTGTTCTAATGGTAATTTAGGTGGCAAGTTATGGATTTTCTGGTCCCAGGACGCGGATGTTACGATTGAGGCTATGGGTTATCTGTTTGTGACTGTTTGAATAAAGGAGAACTTGAAGgaatttattattacttttgtgCATGCTAAATGTTTTTATATTGAGCGTCGGCGGCTTTGGAATTCTCTGTTGGATGGAAACCCGCAAAACTGCCCATGGATAGTggtgatttcaatattatttaatcTGATCAGAAGATTTTAACAATTGGGTGGTTCTTGTGGTCTGTTTGATATGCAAGCAAGTGGACAAATTTTATCTTGGTGTAATGAGCATGCTGGTCATGCTAGAAGTTGGGCACGTTTAGATtggtgttttcttaatattgcAGCTCTTGACGTATTTCTGGAGGCTCACTTGAAATACTTGTTGCGTATATCTTCTGATCATTCTTCGATGCAGATAATGTTGGAAAGGGAGGTGGAACTTTATGGGtacatttctttcaaatttcaacaaatgtgggtgtcCCATgtgacatttttcttttgtgtttcACAAGCTTGGAATGTTGCAACGTTGGGCTCAAGGCTATATAACCTTGTAGTGAAACTTAAAAGCTTAAAATGGGCTCTTAAAATATGGAATATATAGGTGTTTGGCCGGACCGAGACTAGTATTACTATTCTAGAACTCGTATTAAAAGCTGGAGTAGAGTCTTCAAGTCCAGTACTCGGAGAAGGTGGAATTGGACTTAAATACTTCTCAAATTGAACTTTTTGTGTGGATGGAGAGGGAACAACAACGCCTAGCACAACAAGCGAAGCAAGGTTGGATACAAAAAGGAGAAGGAAGCAGTGCATTCTTCTATGTAGGTAGTCGTCGAAACCAGAAAGTAGTAAAGGAAATGAGCCTAGATGATGGTTCCACTCTTTCTTCACCTAAGCAAATTCATGATGGGGCCATAAGGTATTTCACTTCTTTCTTGAAAGCTAGCGTTAGGCGAGTGGAACCAAATATTCATGATTTGGTGCAAGAGGTGCTGACTCAGGAGGATAATGAGATGCTGAGCCGAACGCGAAGCTCGTAGGAAGTCTTTGATGCTCTTGATTCCATTATGGTTGATAGTAGTCCAGGCCTTGACGGCTTTGGATCGGGTTTCTATCGGTCTTGCTGGCATATTGTGGGAGAGGATGTTGTTGAGGCAgtgacataatttttttgaggTATGGCCCTTCCAAGATTTTTTAATGCTACGTTTCTTGTTCTTATTCCGAAAGTAGAGAATCCGACTAGTTTTGATAAATATCGGCCGATCAGTTTATGCACGGTGTTTTACAAGGTGTGTTCTAAAATTTTGGTTAATAGACTTTCTTTGTtgttaacaaaaataatatatctggaACAAGGTGCCTTCATTCCAAGTCGaagcatttttgaaaacataagcTTGACCCAAGAGCTGATACATACCATTAACAAGCCTAATTTTGGTGGGAATGTAGTTATAAAGATTGACATGGCGAATGTGTATGATAGACTGATAGTGTTGATTGAGGATTTCTTTTGAAGATTTTGTGAGCGTTTGGCTTCTTGGAATTTTTTTGCTCTCTTATTAGGCAATGCATTCCATCTTCATGGTTCTCAGTGGTTATGAATGGTATCCCTAAAGGTTTCTTTAAAGGCGGAAGATgattgaggcaaggggatcccaTTTCAccgtatctatttattttagtggAAGAAATACTTACTAGAATGATTAAGAAACATGTGGAGTTGGGTAAGATTATTCCGTTTTATCATCCAAGAGGTACCCCGATTGTTTCACACATGCTATATGTGGATGATGTGGTTTCATTTTCGAATGGGGGTAAGAGGTCTATAAGTTCTATTATGAAGGTGCTAAAAGAATATGAAAGTTGGTTTGGTCAAGTGGTGAATAAAAGAAagtcttcaattttcttttccaaacataTCTCAATACTCGACGGCGTTTATTGCTTCATAACACTGGTTTCATGGAAGGTCTTTCCCTTTTATCTACTTGGGGGTGCTTATTGTTTCTGGCATGTTGTTGACTTCTCAttttgaagttttgattaataaaatttggatgCGGATTGAGGTTGGCAGGCAAGAATTCTTTCCAGTAGGGCTTGGGTATTGCTATTAAAACATGTGCTGCAAAGCATTCTAGTCCACTCTCTTTCTATCTTGAAGACACCTAAGTTTGTTATGGAGAAAATTTCAAGGCTTATGAGCACCTTTTTTAGGGGAGTGAAAGATGGCAAACCTAAGAAAAAATGGTGTGCTTGGATAGACCTTTGTATACCGATCTCAGAAGGGGGTTTAGGGTTGCATGATTTGCATGAAGTGTAGAGTTCATTACACATGAAATTGGCTTGGAACATATTGAATGGTTCTTCTCTATGGTCTAAATTTTTTCTCACTAAATATGTTaggaataaatatattactGTGATCAATCCTCATAAAGGTACAAACTTCTCGCAAATGATCTTGAAGCAGCTTCCTCGAGTGCATGCAAATTCAAAGTGGAAAGTGCGAGATGGTAAAGTGTTTTTTTGGCAAGATCGATGGTTTGGTGATGCACCTCTTTGTGATTAATAGGTCATGGAATTGCCAAATCTGAAATTGGAGGAGTGCAAGTCTGGCAGGTCATGGAATGTGGACCTATTCATTCAGCTTGTGGGGTGTGAAAAAACAAAGGAGATGATATAGCAGTTGAGAAGGACAAAAGATGGAACTAATTTGCTTATATGGCTACCGAATTCAGATGGAAAATTTTTGACTCGTAGTGCTTGGAATTGTATATGAACAAAAGGCCCGAATTGTCCATGGTCGAAATGGGTGTGGCACACagctcttccaaaaaaatttcaGTAACCATGTGGAAGGCAATGCATGTATGTTTACTGCTGGATGATTGGATTAGATGGGTTGGTATTCCGTTAGtgtctcgttgtgattgttgtagAGCTCGTGCTTATGAAGATTTTGATATTGTCTCTGCGTGCGGAGAGTTTGCAGAGCAAATATGGCGCATAGCTTCTCAAAGTATTGGCGTGCCATGTATGGAAGGTAGAAACTGGGTAGAAAGGGTTGAAAGTTGGCAACAACGTGCTCGGAAATCATCCAAATATGGGCAACTGCTGGGCATCTTGCCGTCTATTATAACATGGAGGATATGGGGCCAAAGGTGCAAGGCGAAAATAGAGGGTGTAGAGGAATCAGTTCAACAGGTTTGGTCCTCTATTAAATTCTAGGTATCATGGGTTGCGATTAAATTGAAGGATGTTAATTATTTTAGTCGACACGATGAGGCGATTTTACGTGGCTTGAATTTGCCGTTTGTTTCTGCAAGAGAGTTAACTGTCAAAACAATTCAATGGTGCCGTCCGAAAGAGGGTTGGGCGAAACTCAATGTGGATGGCTGTTCTCTTGGAAATCAGGGTGCATTAGGTGCCGGGGGGAAGGGGTAATTTGAAATGATAGAGGTGAAATGCTGAGTGTTTTTGCTGTTTCAACTGGTCATCATTCTAATAATTATGCAGAGTTGATGGGGCTTTTACATGGTCTTAGACATCTTAATGGGTTGGGTTGTCTGAGAGTTAAAATTGAGATGGATTcttgtaacaacccgatcctaagtTTAGGCCATAAGATAAgttctatgtatttttttcatataactatacatattattattatatcagaTTTTACGTCCCTCTAGagttttggtttgaattcaaatcttaattttttcctATCTCCATCGAACCCCATCTCTTGATTTTAGCCTCTGAAATAAATACTATAAACCTCCAAACCCGTATGCCTCTTAGTATTAGTTGTTAGTATTCTAGTGGAAACCGACTCTGTTGATGATCAATTTCTCCACTTCGCACGTCTCAACtcccatgcacatgcacgtctctactCCTTtaggtttccttttattttctcaatcatCTACATTTATAAATTACACTTATCCCTTCTACGAGAAGAGAAAAACTCGAAGTCAATGAGTCTCACCGTGAGTCACCCCACTGCTGAACTCCTCCACACCGTGAGCCCTTCCCCCACTCTCAACCACCGTGCAAGGCCAAGAGCCCCCCAAACACAATAAGCCTCACTGTGCGCCACCCTCTTCACGGACTCATCTGGGTGAACCTCTGCTTTCcacgtccgaaacagagcaGTCACCTCTCCTCCACTGTAGCCACTGCAAGAGACGCCAAACCACCTCTCCGACGACACAAAGTTTTCCGGCCATCCTTTTTCTGTCGCACCCACTCCCTTCCGATAAGCCCACCGCCATCTAAAGTTCTTCAGTTTTacaattcctctctctctcttctctcacgGCATCGCACCACCCTGCCTAGGAACCTAGTCACGTCGCCGGCCACTTCCAACCACCCCAGAGCTGCCATCACCTCAGTCTGCCCCTCAGTGAGTTTCGGCCCTGTATCGCACGCCACTCCCCTGAGCCTCTGTTTCTCTTCATTATATaagttgtgtttgtttttaagTTTCAGTTTAATGCCACTGTTAAATGAGATTTCAAAGTTTGCCCTTGACCCTTGATACGTAAACCCCTGAGCCTCTGTGTTATGAACTACCTATATGATTTTAATGGGCCTCGGGCCTTAAAGCCCATCCGGCCGAAAGTCCTGGTTCCTAGTGGACTTCTTCATTCATGGGAGGGTtgctttacaaaaacaaaaaaaaaaagtaaatgcaTGCTTGTGAGGATCATTACGAGGAATATTATAAGCTGAGTggttaatttcttaatttaaatatgaattattCCTCTATCTAATTAGAGCGTTCTTCGTCCgttatagttataatttgcaTCTCAATACTTTATAgaagattatataaaaactaGTTTACGTCGATATATATATTGCGCGGCCACTTCAAGTGGTATCCTTTAGTGGGACATGGATGAGAATTGACTCTCATCTCCCGCCCCGCTACCGGTGGGGTAGAAACCGCACCCCGCTCCCCACTACTCAAcccattatctaaaaaaaaaatttttagtttaaaaatatttttagactcaaattataatataatttaaagtataaattgaaatttatacattaaaaaaatacaaactcattagagttatattttggattATCTTGACCTCTTAGGCCAACTATTATATAGGATAccaatgcaatacaatagtgatagttaagcaatgtgggacttaacagcattaacttgaagttaaattcaagtttttaacaaattgtatatatttatatacaatatatttatataaactatttatataaatattataaattataaatttttatattaaaaatgggAGGAGTGCAGGGCGGGGCCCCGCAGGGGTCAATCTGCCCCCCGCCCCTGCAtgcccccgctgcccacccttaccaaatccccccccccctctctctctctctctttatgtAATGTATTTGTTGATTTTGGAATGTTTGTCGAGGACTTCTATCCCACTAAAA
Protein-coding sequences here:
- the LOC108998809 gene encoding glutamate receptor 2.3-like; protein product: MASQKHLAASFILFFLLNSCVKQCIAAVIPVGVVLDLNSTVGQLAESYIFMALSDFYAVNAHYRTRLALFTRDSRGDVVGAACAALDLMKNEEVHAIIGPQRSSQAKFVVDIAEKAKVPILSFSATSPSLPPNRSPFFIRTAQNDSAQVKAITALIQAYGWQEVIPIYEDTDYGNGLIPYVTDAFHEVDVRVPYRSVISPSSKDIDILEELKKLKEMQTRIFLVHMTASLGSKFFVSVKNAGMMSEGYAWIITEGLSGLFDPLDLEILDSMQGVLGVRSYVSTSKDLEDFERRRTSNFTSGKPTYKIIPGLNLFGLWAYDTVWALAMAVEKAGIERSSFLKQNNASKCKVDLAALGISEMGPRLLNAILTTRFQGLSGDFHLVKGQLEASAFEIFNIIGKTERIIGYWTPKKGLSRELDDTHHGEVAYSISKDKLKQPIWPGDTTDQPKKLRIGVPIRGGFINPFVRVEWHPHTGKPKISGFSIELFLAVMDLLPFFLGHEFVPYVNENGQTSAGTYDELLYQLKLKKFDAVVGDVTIVANRSLYVDFTLPYSESGVSMAVLMKNNENENIWIFLKPLSWDLWLIIVAISIFTGLVIWVLEHRVNPEFSGSPKKIICLIFWFSFSMLIYGHRERMMNSWSRLVLIIWLFVVLILTQSYIASLASMLTVQQLKPAFVDVTEIKRNGYFVGYHRDSFVGGLLVKQLNIDESKLKPYSTPEQYHEALSSGSQNGGVAAIFDEIPYIKIFLAKYGSKYTMAGPVYKTDGFGFAFPLGSPLVSYMSRAILNVTEDKEKMKGIRRKYLAPQKPCKDLGPEIIPSGSHSLGVYSFGGLFIITGVASMSSLLIHMFRCLRLHWPASNNIPSEGSFWLRFVKLVKHFDLEYQCSPPLSINGSTPNPAMSPEGLGASHRIDDMHNHSRTFNETAENVSVAEDDDDEIFPLGHDDTSVDVPNNLL